The Halotia branconii CENA392 region GCCTAGAGGCAGAATTACGGAATGCTGAAAGCGAAAATCAGCGATATCAGCAATTGTTCAAAGAAGGTGCGATTTCAGCTTCAGATTCAGATGCTAAGGGTTTACGAGTCGAGACTGTGCAGCAACAACTTAACGAAGCTAAAGCTGCCCTCAACCGGACTGTAGAAACTCTCGAAAAACAATTAACTGAAGCTAAAGCCAAGCTCAAGAGTATTGCAGAAATCCGTCCTACCGATGTGCAAGCAGCACAAACCGATGTTGCAAGTGCGATCGCATCGGTAAAACAAGCGAAAGCAGACTTAGATTTGAGTATTGTGCGATCGCCTATCAATGGCCAAGTCTTAAAAATTCACGCTTGGCCTGGAGAAATCATCGGCAGTATGGGCATAGCTGATTTAGGTCGTACCCAACAGATGTATGTAGTAGCAGAAATCTATGAAACAGACATCAATAAAGTGCGTCTGGGTCAATCAGCTATTATTACTAGCGATGCTTTTCCTGAGAAATTGCGAGGAACAGTCACAGATATAGGTTTACAAGTTGGTAGACAAAATATCTTTAGTAATAATCCAGGTGCAGACACAGATAACAAAGTAGTTGATGTCAAAATTCGGATTGAAAACTTAGCAGAAAATCAACAAGTTGTTGCTCTTACAGATTTACAGGTACAGGTATTAATTGAGATATGACACAGGACTAAGAATAGGGGATTGGGAACAAACCAGTCTCTTGTAAATGGCAATTCAACTATTTTGACGTAGCAGTTCTAAATTACATAAGACACATAACCCCTAGCCCCTAGCCCCTCTCACTCAAGGTTGATCAAATGGCTTTCAATATACCTCTAGCTTGGCTACAACTAGCTAAACAAAAAGTTCGCTTTCTTGTCGCTTTAGCTGGAATTGCTTTTGTTGCAGTTTTGATGTTTATGCAAATTGGTTTCCAAGATGCTCTTTATGCCAGTGCGACACAATTACATAAAAATCTTCATGGAGATTTATTTATCATCAGCGCCCAATATAAATCTTTGACATCCAATCAAAGTTTTCCGCGCTGGCGTTTATATCAAGCGTTAGGTTTCGATGGTGTGAAATCGGTTAGCCCTTTATATATGCAATTTGCCAAGCTGAAAAATCCTATTAATGGTTTAAAATTTCCTATGTATGTGCTTGGTTTTGATCCAGTTGAATCGATTTTTACATTACCAGATGTTGAGAAAAACTTCAAATTACTCCAAATACCTAACATAGTTTTATTTGATCGGGCAGCTCGTCCGGAGTTTGGCCCTATTGCCCAAAATTTTGAGCAAGGCAAAAATGTACAAATTGAAATATTCACTTATACAGCATTAATTGGTTACAAAGTGAAAGTAGGGGGTTTATTTAGTTTAGGGCCTTCCTTTGGAGTTGATGGAAATTTAATCGTTAGTACTTCAACTTTCTTGAGAATATTTCAAGACCGTTCGGCACAAAATATAGATATAGGCATAATTGATCTCAAACCTAATACCGACCCTCAAAAAGTATTAGCAAGTTTATCAGCCTATTTACCACA contains the following coding sequences:
- a CDS encoding ABC exporter membrane fusion protein, which encodes MVYKQKPSFTKPLSWWLIILATAMAVVTGAVSFYSLSQFWSSSKVQAPTPPSSSSAMTAVAALGRLEPQGEVIRLSAPDSQGGVRVAKLLVNKGDKVRQGQLIAILDSYYPRLAALEKAQKQVLVAQASLNQVKAGAKLGDISAQQATIARLEAELRGEVSAQQATIARLEAELRNAESENQRYQQLFKEGAISASDSDAKGLRVETVQQQLNEAKAALNRTVETLEKQLTEAKAKLKSIAEIRPTDVQAAQTDVASAIASVKQAKADLDLSIVRSPINGQVLKIHAWPGEIIGSMGIADLGRTQQMYVVAEIYETDINKVRLGQSAIITSDAFPEKLRGTVTDIGLQVGRQNIFSNNPGADTDNKVVDVKIRIENLAENQQVVALTDLQVQVLIEI
- the devC gene encoding ABC transporter permease DevC, whose protein sequence is MAFNIPLAWLQLAKQKVRFLVALAGIAFVAVLMFMQIGFQDALYASATQLHKNLHGDLFIISAQYKSLTSNQSFPRWRLYQALGFDGVKSVSPLYMQFAKLKNPINGLKFPMYVLGFDPVESIFTLPDVEKNFKLLQIPNIVLFDRAARPEFGPIAQNFEQGKNVQIEIFTYTALIGYKVKVGGLFSLGPSFGVDGNLIVSTSTFLRIFQDRSAQNIDIGIIDLKPNTDPQKVLASLSAYLPQDVRVVNREDFIKFEKKYWALRTPIGFVFNLMVLMGFVVGVIVVYQILYSNISNHLAEYATLKAMGFKNKYLLSVVFQQALILATLGYIPGLAISMALYDVAKNATKLPVTMSIDKAVLVLVSAIIMCLVSGFFSTNKLRHVDPADIF